The window CTTCGGCTACAACCAGATGATCTGCGCGCGTCGGGCCGGGAAGGCCATCGTGCACTCAGGCGTGCACATCCACGAGGACTTCTTCTCAAAGAAGGACCCGGTGATGGTGGAGGCGAGCCGGGCCATGCTCAAGCTCGCGCACGTCACGACCGTTCGCGACCGTCTCTCGATCGACGTGATGGCGCACTACGACGTGCCGGGCGAGTGGGCGCCAGACTGGGCGTTCGGGCTCGCGGCCGAACCCTGGGCCGCGCCGCTGCCCAGCTCGGACTACATCGTGGTCACGTTCCGCGCCCGGCCGCCGGACGACGTCGAGCTGATCACGCCATGGCTTCAGGGCGCCCGGGATTTCGCGGCCTCGCTCGGATGCGAGATCGTGGTCGTGCCCTTCGATGCGGGCGACGCCAAGCTGGCCACGAAGCTCGGCTTCGGCGACAAGACGATCAAGGATCTCTACTTCGCGCCCGAGAAGGCGAAGCACGTCATCGCCGGGGCGCGCGCGGTCGTGTCCTTCGGCCGGTTCCATCCCGTCGTGTTCGCCATGGCGGAGCACGTGCCCGCGTTCGCGGTCGATTTCTGGTTCGCGCGGGAGACCGGCCATAAGACGACCCTCCTGCTGCGTGAGGACGGCATGGAGGAGGGCATCTATCACCGCGGATTGCTTGATGACTTCACGGCCGACAAGCTCGGCGCGCGGCTGTCGCGGCTGCAGGCGAAGATGAAGAAGAAGCCCTTCGCCAAGTATCCGACGATGTTGGCGGATCTCGGCAAGCGCATTCAGGCGCTCATGCACGCCCACTGATCATGGCCGGTCGTCGCCCGACGCAGGGCGACGACCGGAAGGTCTTGGCGAATGGGGGCCGCCGGGCCGGCCGGACGCGCCGTCCTTACCGCCAGGGCTTCGCGCTGAAGAAGAGCATCGCCCTTTTCTTGTTGATGCCCCGCAGGGCTTCGTGACGGTCGTCGAAATCGGCCTTGCCGAGGCTGCCGACGTGGTCAGGCGAGATCGTGTTGCAGCCGCCGACCAGCGAGGCCGTCAGCAGGCAGGCGCCGAC is drawn from Methylopila sp. 73B and contains these coding sequences:
- a CDS encoding polysaccharide pyruvyl transferase family protein; its protein translation is MPKPISAAKVDPKSSPKQVVLRGFFAKGNMGDEALSHSIIRHIGPDFSYKFALNSPALDATTTHWPYKGAKCIDSLNRGEVMKPDVCGFFLGGGGLGLGFGYNQMICARRAGKAIVHSGVHIHEDFFSKKDPVMVEASRAMLKLAHVTTVRDRLSIDVMAHYDVPGEWAPDWAFGLAAEPWAAPLPSSDYIVVTFRARPPDDVELITPWLQGARDFAASLGCEIVVVPFDAGDAKLATKLGFGDKTIKDLYFAPEKAKHVIAGARAVVSFGRFHPVVFAMAEHVPAFAVDFWFARETGHKTTLLLREDGMEEGIYHRGLLDDFTADKLGARLSRLQAKMKKKPFAKYPTMLADLGKRIQALMHAH